In Bernardetia sp., a genomic segment contains:
- a CDS encoding heme-copper oxidase subunit III produces the protein MNTTNKIYIEEQDAHAMNPKRFNVWLFIVSIIMVFAALTSGYIVRQGDILKEWLVFDLPSLFYWSTGVILLSSVTMHWAYISAKKNEIGQVKIGLWLTLVLGFVFLYVQVKGWGQLVDAGVFFAGEKSNPAGSFVYVISGLHGAHILAGLIFVFITLIKAMQSKVHSKNTNTIAMCMTFWHFLDLLWIYLFFFFYFFKDGLN, from the coding sequence ATGAATACAACAAATAAAATATATATAGAAGAACAAGACGCTCATGCAATGAACCCCAAAAGGTTCAACGTGTGGCTTTTCATTGTCAGTATAATCATGGTTTTTGCAGCCCTTACTTCAGGTTATATTGTAAGACAGGGAGATATTTTGAAAGAATGGCTCGTTTTTGATTTGCCTTCTCTCTTTTATTGGAGTACAGGCGTAATTCTTTTGAGTAGCGTTACGATGCACTGGGCGTATATTTCAGCCAAAAAAAATGAAATCGGACAAGTAAAAATTGGTCTTTGGCTAACATTAGTTCTAGGTTTTGTCTTTTTGTATGTACAAGTAAAAGGATGGGGACAGCTTGTAGATGCAGGCGTTTTCTTTGCTGGCGAAAAGAGTAATCCTGCTGGTTCGTTTGTCTATGTTATCTCTGGACTTCATGGCGCACATATTTTGGCAGGGCTCATATTTGTCTTCATTACACTCATAAAGGCAATGCAATCTAAAGTACACTCCAAAAACACGAACACAATAGCAATGTGCATGACCTTTTGGCACTTTTTAGACCTTCTTTGGATATATCTGTTCTTCTTCTTCTATTTCTTTAAAGATGGATTGAATTAA
- a CDS encoding COX15/CtaA family protein encodes MAAIYRKFGITTIIAVYLLILVGGIVRSTGSGMGCPDWPKCFGQYVPPTDISELPEDYKTIYAIQGREIADFNAVHTWIEYINRLLGALIGLFILITAVLSISFWKKDKLITVLSWLALVFVLVQAWLGAKVVSTDLHEGMITIHMVMALVIVGLLIYTIVRSYNGVLKTEKVSNLSKLNLITFLSAIVAFAQLILGTQVRENVDTVSKTLGDTLRSEWIENLGMTFYIHRSFSILVLLLHLGLVYMLWKNTSKNGRIQALGKSLLAILVIEVITGTIMAYFAIPKPLQPVHMLLASVALGIHILLILFINFESLFKKKY; translated from the coding sequence ATGGCTGCCATTTATCGTAAATTTGGAATTACTACAATCATTGCTGTTTATCTACTCATTTTAGTAGGTGGAATTGTACGTAGCACGGGTTCTGGAATGGGTTGTCCAGACTGGCCTAAATGTTTTGGACAATATGTTCCTCCCACAGATATTAGTGAACTTCCAGAAGATTATAAAACTATTTATGCTATACAAGGACGTGAAATTGCAGACTTCAATGCTGTTCATACGTGGATAGAATATATAAACCGTCTTTTGGGTGCGCTTATTGGGCTTTTCATCTTGATTACAGCTGTTCTTTCTATTTCATTTTGGAAAAAAGACAAACTCATTACTGTTCTTTCTTGGTTGGCTTTAGTCTTTGTTTTAGTACAGGCTTGGCTAGGCGCAAAAGTGGTTTCGACAGATTTACATGAGGGAATGATAACCATTCACATGGTAATGGCTCTTGTTATTGTAGGGCTTCTAATTTATACGATTGTTCGTTCGTATAATGGAGTATTGAAGACTGAAAAAGTAAGTAATCTCTCAAAGTTAAATCTCATTACATTTTTAAGCGCAATAGTTGCTTTTGCTCAACTTATCTTAGGAACACAAGTCAGAGAAAATGTAGATACAGTTTCAAAAACATTAGGCGATACTCTTAGAAGTGAATGGATAGAAAATTTGGGAATGACATTTTATATTCATCGTTCGTTTTCAATATTGGTTTTGTTACTTCATTTGGGCTTGGTCTATATGCTTTGGAAAAATACTTCTAAGAATGGACGCATCCAAGCACTTGGAAAAAGTCTTTTAGCTATTTTGGTTATTGAAGTTATTACAGGAACAATAATGGCATATTTTGCTATTCCAAAACCTTTACAGCCTGTTCATATGCTTTTGGCTTCTGTTGCTTTAGGCATTCATATACTGCTTATTTTGTTTATTAATTTTGAATCACTCTTCAAGAAAAAATATTGA
- the cyoE gene encoding heme o synthase, with product MLTNSDNVTLDINLELPETPTDKHNTDVIHAETSKLKAFFALLKFRLSALVVFSSAIGYALGVEQITDWKKFAVFCFSSFIITGSANTINQVIEKEYDKNMKRTKTRPLPTGVISPAEGIVFATILAIIGGALLVTFVNSLTAALALLSLFLYAFVYTPSKRISSSSVFIGAFPGAFPPLIGWVASNGEITHFALILFAIQFLWQFPHFWAIAWLGNDDYVKAGFKMLPSGGKTLRTSIQILMYTLFLLPVGLMPYVYGMSGKISAIVIFAAGLLFLVPAWLLVKKGDNKSALFLMFSSFFYLPIVQLALLFDKL from the coding sequence ATGCTCACAAATTCAGATAACGTTACCTTGGATATAAACTTAGAACTTCCAGAAACACCAACAGACAAACATAACACAGATGTTATTCATGCAGAAACATCAAAACTTAAAGCCTTTTTTGCGCTTCTCAAGTTTCGTCTGTCGGCTTTAGTAGTTTTTTCTTCTGCTATTGGCTATGCTTTAGGAGTAGAACAAATTACTGATTGGAAAAAATTTGCTGTTTTTTGCTTTAGCAGTTTTATCATTACAGGTTCTGCCAATACTATCAATCAAGTGATTGAAAAAGAGTATGATAAGAATATGAAACGCACCAAAACTCGTCCTTTGCCTACTGGAGTTATTTCACCAGCAGAAGGGATAGTTTTTGCCACTATTTTGGCAATTATTGGAGGAGCTTTGCTCGTTACTTTTGTCAATTCTCTGACGGCTGCCTTAGCTCTGCTTTCTCTCTTTTTATATGCTTTCGTTTATACTCCTTCTAAAAGAATTTCATCTTCTTCTGTTTTTATCGGAGCTTTCCCAGGAGCTTTTCCTCCTCTTATTGGTTGGGTAGCTTCTAATGGAGAAATTACACATTTTGCGCTCATTCTTTTTGCGATTCAATTTCTTTGGCAGTTTCCTCACTTTTGGGCAATTGCTTGGCTTGGAAATGACGACTATGTAAAAGCAGGTTTTAAAATGCTTCCAAGTGGAGGAAAAACACTTAGAACTTCTATTCAAATTTTGATGTATACACTCTTTTTACTACCAGTTGGCTTAATGCCTTACGTTTATGGAATGTCTGGTAAAATTTCAGCAATTGTCATTTTTGCTGCTGGACTTTTATTCTTAGTTCCTGCGTGGCTTTTAGTAAAAAAGGGAGATAACAAATCAGCATTATTCTTAATGTTTTCATCGTTTTTTTATCTGCCTATCGTACAACTAGCTCTATTATTTGATAAACTATAA